The following nucleotide sequence is from Peribacillus sp. ACCC06369.
TAAGTTCAATAAGAAATGAATCATGAGGTCACCTCCTTCCCCATCTATAATTAGATGGAAAAGCAAAACTGTGACCTTCCACTCTATCCTCAGTTGTCCCTCTATTTTATCATATCTTTCACATTATGGAAAATATATGAAAATAAATATTAGAGGATGTATTCTCCCCCTTCTACTCTAGAGTAGATTAATTCCCTTTATTTAGAAGTGCAGCTAACATTTGAACAATATCTCCTAAGTAACTAGACATATGATACGTAATGACGAAATGAGTCCGTCCTGTTAAGTCATTAAGAATAGGGGATTATCCATTGGATAATCCCCCTTTGCGGTTTAAGCTTCATCATTCATTATGAGAGGGACTATTTTCCCTTCATTCACGTTGATCAATCCATGGTCGGTTATTTTCAGGGCCGGGCTGACAGGAAGCGATAAGGTGCTTAATGACATGATGACATTATAATGTTCGTAGCCTAACGATTTAAGTGCATCTGTCAGGTGCTGAACCTGTTCAGATACGATGTCCATTGGCTCTTCGGAAAGGATGCCCCCTACCGGAAGAGGTATCATGGATAGGACCTTGCCATCTTCTACGCAACAGACTCCGCCTTGCTTCTTTATCACTTCGTTGGCGGCAAGCAGCATATCCTGCTTGTTATGGCCAATCACCAAAAGATTATGGTTATCATGCGAATAGGTTGTGGCAACTGCTCCCCGCTTCAAAACATCGCCGGTGATTAACCCGTGCGCCCTGTTGCCGTTTTTCCCGTATCGCTCGAATGTTGCAATTAAACCATAAGGGCTTTCTTCCCAGCATAATTCACCATTCTTCCCATCAATAAAATCATGGGTTTCCGTTGTGAAAGTGGAACCATTCTGCACGTTGATGATCCGGCACTTGCTGTGTCCATGCTTGTCTGAAATTGGGATGTTAAAATCGTTTTCAGTAAGTTCCGCTAGTTTCACACTTTGATAGAAATGCTCAGGAAATTGCCTTTCCTTCACTTCTTGCACATATGGCCGGGAAGATTCATAGACTAGCTCGCCTTTTTTGTATACTTGTTCAATATCAAATGTTTCCAAGTTGGATACAAGTAGAAAATCTGCCGCTTTTCCTGGCGCAATGGCGCCGCGGTCATACATCCTCATCCGCTGTGCAGGTGTATATGTGCATGCATAGATGGCTTTTTCCGGGGACATGCCCATTTGAATGGCTTTCTTCAAAAGGACATTCAGGTGTCCTCTTTTTTGGAAAGAGTCGGTCATGACGTCATCGGTGACAAAGCAGAAATGCTCATCCACCTGCTTTTCCTTCAAGTACTCGATCACTTCTTCAGTCATTGATTTTTCTTGAATCTCAATAAACATTCCGGCTGCGATCCTCGCATCCATCCCTTCCACGGTCTGGTGTGTAT
It contains:
- a CDS encoding adenine deaminase C-terminal domain-containing protein, with the protein product MRMDMLVRDINVFNSYFKRFIKGNAAIKDGKFYYIGERELDAFEPDRIVDGQGKYMVPGLIDIHLHIESTMVTPATFSYGLIKNGVTTIVPEPHEMANVFGISGVKEMIKASKDCVADMFYAIPSSVPATSMETTGGSIEIGDIDELMQTEDIICLGEIMNYYEVISDPDCKTNRILSHIRSRYPNLIIEGHVPKLLDLDLQKIIYAGVNSDHTHQTVEGMDARIAAGMFIEIQEKSMTEEVIEYLKEKQVDEHFCFVTDDVMTDSFQKRGHLNVLLKKAIQMGMSPEKAIYACTYTPAQRMRMYDRGAIAPGKAADFLLVSNLETFDIEQVYKKGELVYESSRPYVQEVKERQFPEHFYQSVKLAELTENDFNIPISDKHGHSKCRIINVQNGSTFTTETHDFIDGKNGELCWEESPYGLIATFERYGKNGNRAHGLITGDVLKRGAVATTYSHDNHNLLVIGHNKQDMLLAANEVIKKQGGVCCVEDGKVLSMIPLPVGGILSEEPMDIVSEQVQHLTDALKSLGYEHYNVIMSLSTLSLPVSPALKITDHGLINVNEGKIVPLIMNDEA